The proteins below come from a single Pseudochaenichthys georgianus chromosome 14, fPseGeo1.2, whole genome shotgun sequence genomic window:
- the hsf5 gene encoding heat shock factor protein 5 translates to MLCDPADNIMDFRDRSLPDGINPMNFPAKLWRLVNNPLNEGISWDIHGEVILIDQQLFEKQILSPRANTSPDAFKTTNFSSFVRQLNLYGFKKVDQPIKQAGYIAGYHQFINPNFKRDKPAFVENLRRLTAENKAKIKAGVDVKARPLSRFLRFSGGGDCMDYNLKRDSAGSSLLTSHSPRHQEFQHPYLSKKAQAMTSHNGTPVPPRFLIRGHGPALSPMVFAADKGIPVSLSHHYPGLTTGSNHMHLQQSLLARANSASPNFPFSGSHAQYQPGYLAAAYQCCHPSLMASHMAAGGLQPVPLSPHRYYQASYPVNMFPYSDPHQDSKTKEHHELNKCDINLDTIFQIADEVMQTPPSRAGLVRVVIPEKPGPVLVPVSNTSMMSDNLTRPMKACPLSPGPVIMAVSAQSALIHYNQDEKSVISVPEKMPESDIFEDTELIDVEERSPLKETSQANNANCSKDTGSTPYL, encoded by the exons ATGTTGTGTGATCCAGCAG ACAACATCATGGACTTTAGGGATAGGTCACTCCCTGACGGGATCAACCCGATGAACTTTCCTGCCAAACTATGGCGTTTGGTGAACAACCCGCTAAATGAAGGCATCTCCTGGGACATTCACGGCGAAGTCATCCTCATTGATCAACAACTCTTTGAGAAACAGATCCTGTCTCCCAGAGCCAACACCTCACCTGACGCCTTCAAAACAACCAACTTCTCAAGCTTTGTCCGTCAGCTCAATCTGTATGGCTTCAAGAAAGTCGATCAACCTATTAAACAGGCTGGATACATTGCAGGATATCATCAATTTATAAACCCAAACTTCAAGCGAGACAAGCCTGCATTTGTTGAAAATCTGAGGAGACTGACCGCCGAGAACAAGGCCAAGATAAAAGCTGGTGTGGACGTGAAAGCTCGTCCCCTGAGTCGATTCCTTCGGTTCAGTGGGGGAGGTGATTGCATGGATTACAACTTGAAAAGAG ATTCTGCAGGAAGTTCTTTGCTGACTAGCCATAGCCCCCGACATCAGGAGTTCCAACATCCTTATCTTTCAAAAAAAGCTCAGGCCATGACATCGCACAATGGAACCCCAGTTCCCCCACGATTCCTGATAAGGGGTCATGGTCCGGCTCTTTCGCCGATGGTCTTTGCTGCAGACAAAGGGATACCAGTCTCCTTAAGCCACCACTACCCTGGACTCACCACAGGCTCCAATCATATGCACCTTCAGCAGAGTTTACTCGCCCGTGCAAACTCTGCAAGTCCCAATTTTCCTTTTTCTGGTTCTCATGCACAATATCAGCCGGGCTACTTGGCTGCAG CCTACCAGTGCTGCCACCCGAGCCTTATGGCTTCCCATATGGCAGCTGGTGGACTTCAGCCAGTGCCCCTCTCTCCCCACAGATATTACCAG GCAAGCTATCCTGTGAACATGTTTCCATATTCGGACCCCCACCAGGACTCAAAGACCAAGGAACACCATGAGTTGAACAAATGTGACATCAACTTGGACACAATCTTCCAGATTGCCGATGAGGTGATGCAAACTCCACCCAGTAGAGCTGGCCTGGTTAGAGTTGTGATCCCAGAGAAGCCGGGCCCTGTGTTAGTGCCGGTCTCTAACACCAGCATGATGAGTGACAACCTGACCCGCCCCATGAAAGCTTGCCCTTTGAGCCCTGGACCCGTCATAATGGCTGTGTCAGCCCAGAGTGCTCTGATTCATTACAACCAAGACGAGAAGTCTGTGATTTCAGTACCTGAGAAAATGCCTGAATCTGACATATTTGAG GACACTGAGCTTATAGATGTCGAGGAAAGGTCGCCTCTAAAGGAAACCAGTCAGGCCAACAATGCCAACTGCAGCAAGGATACAGGAAGCACACCATATCTTTAG